In Paenibacillus sp. FSL M7-0420, a single genomic region encodes these proteins:
- a CDS encoding methyl-accepting chemotaxis protein — translation MKLATKLTWMMLIVLLLVGSSIGFFGYHAAYKQIDEAAGIELVGCANITTGLIDPADITALAAGDSSKLTAIEDRIGWISDHKPIFKEAFILSLDGKVLAADQNFKKRGYKAGDSFYFSDEDKQMIIKMKHSAYSKVYTYQGTSLKTGYGPIYQDHDPTKPIIALMAINFDGPLIQSRTMDIITQPFLIGSSILIIAILAAYLLIRRMVSPLTKLSASVNTVAQGDLTREPLLFTAKDEIGELARDFNAMTLNLRNLITQVNDTSMLVASSSQELSASAQETNRAGEHSVNVTLDLADGAHTQLQNLEGSFKAVQDMSHFITEIAGNADSAMNQAAINSQKARTGRESMDSTTSQMAIVGASISDLSGIIETLGSHSKEIENIVGTIASIAEETNLLSLNAAIEAARAGEEGRGFAVVAGSVRKLAERSAGSARQIGELVSLIVQQMDKAGETMKHSTEEMHHGKEMIIAAGHSFSEIESSVSDMSAHSQQISATVRELALLSDGLVASIQKIVAVSNQTAEGAETLSASSQEQLAAMQEVESSAAFLSSLAEKLQVLVENFKI, via the coding sequence ATGAAATTGGCAACAAAATTAACATGGATGATGCTGATTGTATTGCTGCTGGTTGGTTCATCCATAGGCTTCTTCGGTTATCATGCGGCCTACAAGCAGATCGATGAAGCTGCAGGCATTGAATTGGTAGGCTGCGCGAATATCACTACCGGCCTTATTGATCCTGCCGACATAACCGCTCTGGCTGCCGGGGATTCCAGCAAGCTGACCGCGATTGAAGACCGCATCGGATGGATCAGTGATCACAAGCCTATTTTCAAAGAAGCCTTCATTCTATCACTGGACGGCAAGGTGCTGGCCGCTGACCAAAACTTCAAAAAACGCGGATACAAAGCTGGAGATTCCTTCTACTTCTCAGATGAAGATAAACAAATGATTATCAAGATGAAGCACTCCGCCTACTCGAAGGTGTATACATATCAGGGCACCTCCCTCAAAACCGGCTACGGCCCCATCTATCAGGACCATGACCCTACCAAACCCATCATTGCATTAATGGCGATTAACTTCGACGGCCCCTTAATTCAATCCCGGACCATGGATATCATCACCCAGCCCTTCCTGATCGGCAGCTCCATTCTGATTATTGCGATTCTTGCCGCCTATCTGCTGATCCGCCGGATGGTCAGCCCGCTCACCAAGCTGTCTGCATCCGTGAATACGGTAGCCCAAGGCGATCTGACCCGGGAACCGCTGCTCTTCACAGCCAAGGACGAGATCGGCGAGCTTGCCCGCGACTTCAATGCGATGACTCTGAATCTGCGCAACCTGATTACACAGGTCAATGATACGTCCATGCTGGTTGCCTCCTCTTCCCAGGAGCTGTCCGCCAGTGCCCAGGAGACCAACCGCGCCGGAGAGCATAGTGTTAATGTCACCCTGGATCTCGCCGACGGGGCGCATACCCAGCTGCAGAATCTGGAGGGCAGCTTCAAGGCCGTACAGGATATGTCGCATTTCATTACCGAGATTGCAGGCAATGCCGACAGCGCAATGAACCAGGCCGCCATCAACTCCCAGAAGGCCCGGACGGGCCGGGAATCTATGGACTCGACCACCTCCCAGATGGCCATTGTGGGCGCAAGCATCTCGGATCTATCCGGTATTATCGAGACGCTGGGCAGCCATTCCAAAGAGATTGAGAATATTGTCGGCACTATTGCCAGTATTGCCGAGGAGACGAATCTGTTATCCCTCAATGCGGCGATTGAAGCCGCACGGGCCGGAGAAGAGGGCCGCGGCTTCGCCGTTGTGGCAGGCTCTGTACGCAAGCTGGCTGAACGTTCGGCCGGATCTGCCCGCCAGATCGGTGAGCTGGTCAGTCTGATTGTCCAGCAGATGGACAAGGCCGGAGAGACCATGAAGCACTCCACGGAAGAGATGCATCACGGCAAAGAGATGATTATAGCGGCCGGCCATTCCTTCTCCGAGATTGAGTCATCCGTCTCCGATATGTCTGCACATAGCCAGCAGATCTCAGCCACCGTGCGTGAGCTGGCCCTGCTCTCTGACGGACTTGTCGCTTCGATCCAGAAGATCGTAGCGGTCTCCAATCAGACAGCCGAGGGCGCGGAGACCTTGTCCGCCTCGTCTCAAGAGCAGCTTGCCGCCATGCAGGAGGTCGAATCTTCCGCCGCATTCCTCTCCTCCCTGGCAGAGAAGCTGCAGGTATTGGTCGAGAATTTCAAAATCTAG
- a CDS encoding dicarboxylate/amino acid:cation symporter yields MNNIDNNLLTAIETNWHGFVVSIIVFGILYFLARKRIGFGTRVLAGLGIGLIAGIFFQYFTLETKAISTFGSIYVSLIRMLVVPLVFILVLNSISSLTNLEYLRKIGIKTFAWFLGTTGVASIIGLSVALLFNPGKGIQQTVPEDFTAREIPTFSQVILDLVPSNPVNEAATGKVVPLLIFAIFLAVAIIKVGSKKPEAVKPVRDLIESLTTVLHQVVKFVIRLTPYGVFALIAGITARYGWDTLQELGSVILTSYAALILHFILIFGGLVLFVAKVNPIRFFRKIYPMLTVAFTTRSSYATLPVNLEVITKRLHVSPRIASFVAPLGASVNFNGCGGVWPAIVAVFTAQVYGIQLTGTDYITLVLVSIISSIGVAGVPGPAVISTTVVLTALGLPLEGIAIVAGVEALIDMGRTAVNATGTTVTALLVANSEGEFDREAFNRGDKDEDEVLLNAI; encoded by the coding sequence ATGAATAATATCGACAACAATCTGTTAACCGCCATTGAGACGAATTGGCATGGCTTTGTGGTCTCTATTATCGTATTCGGTATCCTTTATTTCCTGGCCCGCAAGAGAATCGGCTTCGGCACCCGTGTTCTGGCAGGGCTGGGCATCGGACTGATTGCGGGAATATTTTTTCAATATTTCACGTTGGAGACCAAGGCCATCAGCACCTTCGGCAGCATCTATGTCAGTCTGATCCGTATGCTTGTTGTGCCGCTGGTGTTCATTCTGGTATTGAACAGCATCTCTTCCTTAACTAACCTTGAATACCTGCGCAAAATCGGAATTAAAACCTTCGCCTGGTTCCTAGGCACCACCGGTGTTGCCTCCATCATCGGTCTGTCTGTAGCTCTGCTGTTCAACCCGGGCAAAGGCATCCAGCAGACCGTTCCCGAGGACTTCACCGCCCGTGAAATTCCCACCTTCTCACAGGTGATCCTCGACCTTGTCCCTTCCAACCCCGTGAATGAAGCGGCTACCGGCAAGGTGGTGCCTCTGCTGATTTTTGCCATCTTCCTGGCAGTGGCCATTATTAAGGTCGGCTCCAAGAAGCCGGAGGCTGTGAAGCCTGTCCGCGATCTTATTGAATCCTTGACGACAGTGTTGCACCAAGTTGTAAAATTCGTCATCCGTCTGACGCCTTACGGCGTATTCGCATTGATTGCCGGAATCACGGCACGCTACGGCTGGGATACCCTCCAGGAGCTGGGCAGTGTCATCCTAACCTCTTACGCCGCACTGATTCTGCACTTTATCCTGATCTTCGGCGGGCTGGTGCTGTTTGTTGCCAAGGTGAACCCTATCCGCTTCTTCCGCAAAATCTATCCGATGCTGACCGTTGCCTTCACCACCAGAAGCAGCTACGCCACCCTGCCGGTGAATCTTGAGGTGATCACGAAACGTCTGCATGTCTCACCGCGCATTGCCAGCTTCGTGGCTCCGCTGGGCGCGTCCGTCAACTTCAATGGCTGCGGCGGCGTATGGCCGGCCATTGTGGCTGTATTCACCGCGCAAGTCTACGGAATTCAGCTTACCGGAACCGACTATATTACGCTGGTGCTGGTCAGCATCATCTCCTCCATCGGGGTAGCAGGCGTGCCAGGACCGGCTGTTATCTCCACCACTGTGGTATTAACCGCACTCGGCTTGCCGCTTGAGGGTATAGCCATCGTTGCAGGGGTGGAAGCCCTTATCGATATGGGCCGAACCGCAGTTAATGCTACCGGGACTACCGTAACAGCCCTGCTGGTGGCTAACTCAGAGGGCGAATTCGACCGCGAAGCCTTCAACCGTGGTGACAAAGACGAGGACGAAGTTCTCCTGAACGCAATCTAA
- a CDS encoding ABC transporter ATP-binding protein, whose translation MGLTEEPVISIEGLWMNYSDRMVLRGIDLKVYRGQIIGYIGPNGAGKSTTVKIMLGLVEGYNGTIRIFGRDISDGDTAYKKRIGYVPEVAELYDSLTAREYLTFTGELYGLKQADADDKARKLMGLLGMDKAYDMRIASYSKGMKQKVLLIASMLHDPDILFLDEPLSGLDANSVMVVKEIFATLAARGKTIFYSSHIMDVVERISSRIILLDGGDIVADGTFTQLREQSREGSLEEIFNQLTGFDQYRDIASEFVAVIGEGAGHE comes from the coding sequence ATGGGCTTAACTGAAGAGCCGGTGATTTCAATTGAGGGCTTGTGGATGAATTACAGTGACCGGATGGTGCTGCGGGGGATTGATCTGAAGGTATACCGCGGGCAGATTATCGGATATATCGGACCCAATGGGGCCGGTAAAAGCACGACAGTCAAGATTATGCTCGGTCTGGTGGAGGGTTACAACGGGACCATACGGATTTTTGGCAGGGATATCTCGGACGGGGATACGGCTTACAAAAAAAGAATCGGTTACGTGCCTGAGGTAGCGGAGCTGTATGACAGCCTGACAGCGCGGGAGTATCTGACCTTCACCGGTGAGCTGTACGGACTGAAGCAGGCGGATGCCGATGACAAGGCGCGGAAGCTGATGGGGCTGCTGGGAATGGATAAGGCCTATGATATGCGGATTGCCTCCTACTCCAAGGGGATGAAGCAGAAGGTGCTGCTGATTGCCAGCATGCTGCATGACCCGGATATTCTGTTCCTGGATGAGCCGCTCAGCGGGCTGGACGCCAATAGTGTCATGGTGGTCAAGGAGATCTTCGCCACGCTTGCCGCCAGGGGCAAGACCATCTTTTATTCCTCGCATATTATGGATGTGGTCGAGCGAATCAGCAGCCGGATCATCCTGCTGGACGGAGGCGATATTGTCGCGGACGGAACCTTCACGCAGCTGCGGGAGCAGAGCCGGGAGGGGTCACTGGAAGAGATTTTCAATCAGCTGACCGGGTTCGATCAATACAGGGATATTGCAAGCGAGTTCGTGGCTGTGATAGGCGAGGGTGCGGGGCATGAATGA
- a CDS encoding putative bifunctional diguanylate cyclase/phosphodiesterase: protein MDQMGIHYNIWIVLLSYALAAAAAYSALNLISQVSHSAGRVRRLWLLSGACVLGGGIWAMHFVGIMASRLPFKASYHPVMAGVSLLIIMSSCYATLQLVTAPRQRSWRLLAGSGILGSGISFMHYAGMSSMEMEAKIHYRAMDQAVSVLIALAASYIGVLMFRRFKDDTGFNRWKLYSALFIALAVTGMHYTSLRASDLHSYSWQAPAPMLMETDVVLLTGISLVTLFVLAVSGGTVFLDRDVLERMAYHDPLTELPNRHGLERYFKDDFFGGISGAVFFVDLDRFKSINDTLGHDIGDLLLRDVSARLTCCVDGKGKVFRLGGDEFLIALPDCTTVAAEEVAQHILQELKKSYSIEGNELYVTASVGISMTPAHGTDRSALMKAADTALYTSKDSGKNKFSVFDLEMNRHQVRRMSLEKDLRKALARSEFMVVYQPKWDSLLNVTVGLEALLRWRHPEHGVISPGEFIPIAEETGLIVPITYWMLHEVCGQNMLWHQAKVASVAVSINMSARMFEGGSLYEVVEEALSRSGLAPHFLELEITESIAMNNMEETVAQLSKLRDLGVRVSLDDFGTGFSSLGNLDEIPVNTLKIDQVFIRKSKMHSKKAIISNIIAIASNLNMEVVAEGVETTEQIELLQSLGCRVMQGFYYGRPMPVNELGQWFIENTA, encoded by the coding sequence ATGGATCAAATGGGAATCCACTATAATATCTGGATCGTTTTACTATCCTATGCGCTAGCTGCCGCAGCAGCGTACTCCGCGCTTAATCTGATTTCGCAGGTTTCCCATTCCGCGGGCCGGGTCAGACGTCTCTGGCTGCTCTCGGGTGCCTGTGTCCTTGGCGGCGGGATCTGGGCCATGCATTTTGTCGGCATTATGGCCAGCCGCCTGCCGTTCAAGGCCAGCTACCATCCGGTGATGGCTGGCGTGTCCCTGCTTATTATTATGTCCTCCTGCTATGCAACCCTTCAGCTGGTTACGGCTCCCCGCCAGAGAAGCTGGCGGCTTCTCGCGGGCAGCGGCATACTCGGCAGCGGCATATCGTTCATGCATTATGCCGGAATGTCCTCGATGGAGATGGAGGCTAAGATTCATTACAGGGCAATGGATCAGGCTGTATCGGTACTGATTGCCCTTGCCGCTTCCTACATCGGAGTTCTAATGTTCCGCAGATTCAAGGATGATACAGGCTTCAACCGCTGGAAGCTGTATTCGGCTCTATTCATCGCCCTGGCGGTTACCGGTATGCATTATACGAGTCTGAGAGCAAGCGACCTGCATAGTTACAGCTGGCAGGCGCCCGCCCCGATGCTGATGGAGACCGATGTGGTTCTGCTGACTGGGATTTCACTGGTTACCCTGTTCGTGCTGGCAGTCTCCGGCGGGACTGTGTTTCTGGACAGGGATGTATTGGAGCGCATGGCCTATCATGACCCGCTCACCGAGCTGCCGAACCGGCATGGTCTGGAGCGCTACTTCAAGGATGATTTCTTCGGCGGGATCTCCGGCGCCGTGTTTTTTGTTGACCTGGACCGCTTCAAATCGATTAATGATACGCTGGGCCATGATATTGGCGACTTGCTGCTGCGGGATGTATCTGCGAGGCTGACCTGCTGCGTGGATGGGAAGGGGAAGGTGTTCCGGCTTGGCGGGGATGAATTCCTGATTGCGCTGCCGGATTGCACCACCGTGGCGGCAGAGGAAGTAGCACAGCATATCCTCCAGGAGCTCAAGAAGTCTTACAGTATTGAAGGTAACGAATTGTACGTAACTGCGAGTGTGGGAATCAGCATGACTCCGGCGCACGGCACCGACCGTTCGGCGCTAATGAAGGCAGCCGATACGGCGCTCTATACCTCCAAGGATTCGGGCAAGAATAAATTCAGTGTGTTCGATCTGGAGATGAACCGTCATCAGGTCCGGCGGATGTCACTTGAGAAGGATCTGCGCAAGGCGCTGGCCCGCTCGGAATTCATGGTGGTCTACCAGCCCAAATGGGATTCGCTGCTGAATGTCACCGTGGGGCTTGAAGCGCTGCTGCGCTGGAGACATCCGGAGCATGGCGTCATCTCTCCGGGAGAGTTCATTCCGATCGCCGAGGAGACCGGTCTGATTGTCCCTATTACATACTGGATGCTGCATGAGGTGTGCGGACAGAATATGCTCTGGCATCAGGCGAAGGTTGCCAGTGTAGCGGTCTCGATTAATATGTCGGCGCGGATGTTTGAAGGCGGAAGCCTGTATGAGGTAGTGGAAGAGGCGCTGTCGCGTTCGGGCCTTGCGCCGCATTTCCTTGAACTGGAGATTACCGAGTCGATTGCGATGAACAATATGGAAGAGACGGTAGCCCAGCTCTCCAAGCTGCGGGATCTCGGTGTGCGGGTGTCATTGGATGATTTCGGAACCGGTTTCTCTTCGCTTGGCAATCTGGATGAGATTCCAGTGAATACCCTGAAGATTGATCAGGTCTTCATCCGCAAGAGTAAGATGCATTCCAAGAAAGCGATCATCAGCAACATCATTGCCATTGCCAGCAATCTGAACATGGAGGTTGTGGCGGAGGGCGTGGAGACTACGGAGCAGATTGAGCTGCTGCAATCGCTGGGCTGCCGGGTGATGCAGGGCTTCTACTACGGGCGTCCGATGCCGGTTAACGAATTGGGCCAATGGTTCATTGAGAATACGGCATAA
- a CDS encoding S-layer homology domain-containing protein, with translation MTKLIKLKKIVPLLLAAPLFVLPVRQATADQAVPETEAFVQAAAGGSVSHYNYFNNVYSNLKDEKHVFKTATYEDIVHLFESEGNYAVLVGGAWSENTQAEIGFINEAAKAYGISTIYNFDTKLDGDSLDIADSNNKYAYKYVDLVNKYLKNLALYDKSIPEHNVSYVNKAGAVITANKLEAPFLFVYNKDHRDSQGNSAPIVSYLNESRSWSDFQTGGKLDPVKVADYKALLEPVFRSVPSFNTIDESAYIKAAFNKNYLGENPGKPAIFTEGDGSLVYEHVTYHQLKQILASDGNYAVLFGGSWCPNTQAVIKYINEYARKYQVDKIYFFDTKLDAGVTVAEPDNNSGGTYPANPHGNEELQIRLTGHPYANLYVDLVNTYLTNIKTENNTAAKPSVISYIDASGVKINGDRLQVPYLFTYSKNNKDEAGNSAPILGHVELMYSWTNIQPGYVDTRYPGVYPAGVRYSNTVAALSALYSRLESVPGGLTGIAPAAAGGTDGQIAGTANRALEYTREGETAYTPVTGEAITGLAPGTYTVRYASKPGYQGPITSTGGAVAISYPAGAPVKVVVPEYIESQAAPSGLTGVAPTTEENIDGQITGTVAGQEYKLAEGAEYLKVEGSLITGLTPGIYLVRYPAREGYSASPATEVEVPAYGEQAAPTGLAGIAPTTPENKDGRITGTTTLLEFKLSTVTDYVYATDGEITGLVPGVYNVRFAAKEGYKAGRAADVTVPAYTAEQAAPTGLAGIAPTSAANKDGRITGTTAAQEYKLSTATSYVYATGPEITGLVPGTYDVRYSAKEGYKAGAAASVTVPEYVPASGGNPPASTGGTPPGSAPGSTPATPVSSEPVTTTAGATVTVSATASATTDDTTGVTTASLTADTLSRLVESLIKAEAAGKKAILEIKVETKTDTQTAELILPRSAFNALASGTKAEIKVNYLNVGTITLDARYVASISGAADPGNIHIRIAKVSLNEEGQAVLGNRPVYDLSLTAGDSEIKAFGGGKASISVPYTLTAAEDADSLVIYHITESGSLETIRGGYSQAAASVNFVTPHFSQYIVGYNKVSFTDVPESAWYNNAVSFLAARGITSGTDDNNYSPNAAVTRGQFIVLLLKAYGIAPENEGAANFTDAGATYYTSYLAAAKKLGIASGSGDNQFKPDRQITRQELFTLLYRALNTLGELPGKSAGSAISAYSDTTQIAGYAQEALQALAEHGVIKGDNGRLYPQELSTRAQAAQVIYNLLAQ, from the coding sequence ATGACAAAACTGATTAAGCTCAAAAAGATAGTTCCGCTGCTGCTGGCAGCCCCTCTATTTGTTCTCCCGGTTCGCCAGGCAACAGCAGACCAGGCCGTGCCGGAAACGGAAGCCTTCGTTCAGGCTGCTGCCGGGGGCAGTGTAAGCCATTATAATTATTTCAACAATGTCTACAGCAATTTGAAGGACGAGAAACATGTGTTCAAGACAGCGACGTATGAGGACATCGTCCATCTGTTTGAGAGCGAAGGGAATTACGCTGTGCTGGTGGGTGGAGCGTGGAGTGAGAATACTCAGGCAGAGATAGGGTTTATTAATGAGGCTGCCAAGGCGTACGGTATATCCACCATTTATAATTTTGATACGAAGCTGGATGGAGATAGCCTGGATATTGCTGACAGCAATAATAAGTATGCATATAAATACGTGGATCTGGTCAATAAGTACTTGAAGAATCTTGCCTTGTACGACAAAAGCATTCCCGAGCATAATGTCAGCTACGTAAACAAAGCGGGAGCCGTAATTACTGCGAACAAGCTTGAAGCGCCTTTTCTGTTCGTATACAACAAGGATCATAGAGACAGCCAGGGCAACAGTGCCCCTATCGTATCTTATCTGAACGAGAGCAGGTCCTGGAGTGATTTCCAGACTGGCGGAAAGCTGGACCCTGTTAAGGTTGCGGATTACAAAGCCCTGCTGGAGCCTGTATTCCGTTCGGTGCCTTCCTTTAACACGATTGATGAGTCAGCTTATATCAAGGCGGCCTTCAATAAGAACTATCTGGGGGAGAATCCGGGGAAGCCGGCAATCTTCACGGAAGGGGACGGCAGTCTTGTCTATGAGCATGTTACCTACCATCAGCTCAAGCAGATTTTGGCCAGTGACGGGAATTATGCGGTTCTGTTCGGCGGGTCCTGGTGCCCGAATACGCAAGCGGTCATCAAATACATTAACGAATATGCCAGAAAATATCAGGTGGACAAAATATATTTCTTTGACACCAAGCTGGATGCCGGGGTGACTGTCGCCGAACCGGATAATAACAGCGGCGGTACCTATCCGGCCAATCCGCACGGCAATGAAGAGCTTCAGATCCGGCTAACAGGACATCCCTATGCGAACCTGTATGTCGATCTGGTTAACACCTATCTGACCAACATCAAGACAGAGAACAATACGGCGGCGAAGCCTTCCGTCATCAGCTATATCGATGCGAGCGGCGTCAAGATCAACGGCGACCGGCTTCAGGTTCCGTATCTGTTCACTTACAGCAAGAATAATAAGGATGAAGCCGGGAATAGCGCTCCGATCCTGGGACATGTGGAGCTGATGTACTCCTGGACGAACATTCAGCCGGGTTATGTGGATACCAGATATCCTGGCGTGTATCCGGCCGGCGTCCGATATTCCAATACCGTTGCGGCGTTGTCGGCTCTGTATTCGAGACTGGAGAGCGTGCCGGGCGGATTGACAGGAATAGCCCCGGCTGCGGCCGGAGGTACTGACGGGCAGATTGCAGGCACAGCAAACAGAGCATTGGAGTACACAAGGGAGGGGGAAACTGCATACACCCCTGTAACAGGCGAGGCAATTACCGGACTCGCTCCGGGAACCTACACTGTCCGCTACGCCTCCAAGCCGGGGTATCAGGGGCCGATTACGTCCACTGGCGGTGCAGTAGCCATCTCTTACCCGGCAGGAGCTCCAGTGAAGGTAGTGGTGCCGGAATATATTGAGTCCCAGGCGGCACCTTCCGGATTGACGGGGGTAGCTCCTACTACAGAGGAGAATATTGACGGGCAAATTACAGGGACGGTGGCCGGACAGGAATATAAGCTGGCTGAAGGCGCTGAATACCTCAAAGTAGAAGGTTCGTTGATCACTGGACTGACCCCGGGGATCTATCTGGTGAGATATCCTGCCAGAGAAGGCTATAGCGCCAGCCCGGCAACCGAGGTTGAGGTTCCTGCCTACGGGGAGCAGGCGGCGCCGACCGGACTGGCAGGCATTGCACCGACCACTCCCGAGAATAAGGATGGACGGATCACAGGCACCACCACGCTACTAGAGTTCAAGCTCTCCACAGTCACAGATTATGTCTATGCGACGGATGGTGAGATTACCGGACTCGTGCCGGGTGTATACAATGTAAGATTTGCAGCCAAAGAAGGCTATAAGGCGGGGCGCGCTGCGGATGTAACCGTGCCGGCTTATACGGCTGAGCAGGCAGCCCCAACGGGACTGGCCGGGATTGCTCCAACATCTGCAGCGAATAAGGACGGCCGGATTACCGGTACCACGGCAGCGCAGGAATATAAGCTGTCTACGGCTACGAGCTACGTGTATGCAACAGGCCCGGAGATCACCGGTCTGGTTCCGGGTACGTATGACGTCCGATATTCAGCCAAAGAAGGCTACAAGGCGGGTGCGGCTGCCAGCGTCACTGTGCCTGAATATGTACCGGCTTCCGGCGGCAATCCACCGGCATCCACCGGCGGTACACCGCCAGGATCAGCACCGGGATCAACACCGGCTACGCCAGTCAGCAGCGAGCCTGTTACGACAACAGCAGGGGCAACGGTGACAGTATCGGCCACGGCTTCGGCCACTACCGATGACACTACCGGAGTAACTACGGCGTCCCTTACAGCGGATACGCTCTCCCGACTGGTGGAGAGCCTCATCAAGGCTGAAGCTGCCGGTAAAAAAGCTATCCTGGAGATTAAGGTGGAGACTAAGACAGATACGCAGACCGCAGAGCTGATTTTGCCAAGAAGTGCGTTCAATGCTTTGGCCTCAGGGACGAAGGCAGAGATTAAAGTGAACTATCTGAATGTGGGAACCATCACCCTTGATGCCCGGTACGTAGCCAGCATCAGCGGAGCGGCAGACCCTGGGAATATTCATATCCGGATTGCTAAGGTATCGCTGAACGAAGAAGGACAGGCGGTACTCGGCAACCGGCCGGTCTATGATCTGTCACTGACCGCAGGTGACAGTGAGATTAAGGCGTTCGGCGGTGGTAAAGCCAGTATTAGTGTGCCCTACACCCTGACGGCAGCCGAAGACGCCGATTCCCTGGTCATCTATCATATTACAGAATCCGGCAGCCTGGAAACGATTCGCGGCGGGTATAGCCAGGCGGCGGCCAGTGTGAATTTCGTTACCCCGCATTTCTCCCAGTACATTGTCGGGTATAACAAAGTGAGCTTTACCGATGTGCCGGAGAGTGCCTGGTATAACAACGCAGTGAGCTTCCTGGCAGCCAGAGGAATAACCTCCGGCACGGATGACAACAATTACAGTCCGAATGCCGCTGTAACCAGAGGCCAATTCATTGTTCTGCTGCTCAAGGCTTATGGAATAGCGCCAGAGAATGAAGGAGCCGCCAACTTTACCGATGCGGGGGCTACTTATTACACCTCTTATCTGGCGGCTGCCAAGAAGCTGGGGATTGCCTCCGGCTCCGGGGATAACCAGTTCAAGCCGGATCGGCAGATTACACGGCAGGAGCTGTTCACCTTGCTGTACCGCGCACTGAATACGCTGGGCGAGCTTCCCGGGAAGTCCGCAGGGTCAGCAATATCCGCTTACAGCGATACAACTCAGATTGCCGGATACGCACAAGAAGCCCTGCAGGCTCTTGCGGAACACGGAGTGATCAAGGGGGATAATGGAAGATTATACCCGCAGGAGCTGTCCACGAGAGCACAGGCGGCCCAGGTTATCTATAATCTGTTGGCGCAATAG